The following proteins come from a genomic window of Thermoanaerobaculia bacterium:
- a CDS encoding tetratricopeptide repeat protein: protein MNTDVLAALRDRLAAGDVNGAQSLLRGIGIDHPAWLESRRLAAHGLLAASDPAGARAILDEVRAGRPNSPWALQLLARIASAEGRPDAAAALLSRLQELLPDNAEIAMDCAQMLRTLGEESRAAAVEAEQAAWARVDVATLPLWLDTGLPLEASSPVDLYLDLLERTVSNDIYRDPSFSEGRVGEYSEVLRQSGRDLPMVAHTMIGRKRLRHLRRMVETVLAENVPGDLIETGVWRGGACILMRGVLAAHGDPRRRVFAADSFRGLPPPDPRFLEDALTTFDFHLRPELAVARAEVEENFARYGLLDDRVVFVEGLFRDTLPALATQRFAVLRLDGDLYSSTMDALTLLYDSVSPGGFVIVDDYGVVLDARRAVLDFRARRGVEAPMTAVDGDAVFWRKPAEGGDPATGAR from the coding sequence ATGAACACCGATGTCCTCGCCGCGCTCCGCGACCGGCTCGCAGCCGGCGACGTGAATGGGGCGCAGTCGCTGCTGCGGGGGATTGGGATCGACCATCCCGCCTGGCTCGAGTCGCGGCGCCTCGCGGCGCATGGGCTCCTCGCCGCCTCGGATCCGGCAGGGGCGCGAGCGATCCTCGACGAGGTCCGCGCGGGGCGGCCGAACTCGCCGTGGGCGCTGCAACTGCTGGCGCGGATCGCGAGCGCCGAGGGCCGCCCCGACGCCGCGGCCGCGCTGCTGTCGCGCCTCCAGGAGCTGCTACCCGACAACGCGGAGATCGCGATGGACTGCGCGCAGATGCTGCGCACGCTCGGCGAGGAGAGCCGGGCGGCGGCGGTCGAGGCCGAGCAGGCCGCCTGGGCCAGGGTGGATGTGGCGACCCTGCCGCTCTGGCTGGACACCGGGTTGCCGCTGGAGGCCAGCAGTCCTGTCGACCTCTACCTCGATCTCCTCGAACGCACCGTGAGCAACGACATCTATCGCGACCCGAGTTTCTCGGAGGGGCGGGTCGGCGAGTATTCGGAAGTGCTCCGGCAGAGCGGCCGCGACCTGCCCATGGTTGCGCACACGATGATCGGCAGGAAGCGCCTGCGGCATCTGCGTCGCATGGTCGAGACGGTTCTCGCCGAAAATGTTCCCGGCGACCTCATCGAAACGGGTGTCTGGCGCGGCGGCGCCTGCATTCTGATGCGTGGAGTGCTCGCCGCGCACGGCGACCCGCGCCGCCGGGTCTTCGCCGCGGACTCCTTTCGCGGCCTGCCGCCGCCGGACCCGCGCTTTCTCGAGGACGCCCTGACCACCTTCGATTTCCATCTGCGTCCCGAGCTCGCGGTCGCGCGCGCCGAAGTGGAGGAGAACTTCGCGCGCTACGGACTGCTCGATGATCGCGTGGTCTTCGTCGAGGGTCTGTTCCGCGACACCCTGCCGGCGCTCGCGACCCAGCGCTTCGCGGTGCTGCGCCTGGACGGGGATCTCTACAGCTCGACCATGGACGCGCTGACGCTCCTCTACGACAGCGTGTCGCCGGGAGGCTTCGTGATCGTCGACGACTACGGCGTCGTCCTCGATGCGCGCCGCGCTGTGCTCGACTTCCGGGCCCGACGCGGCGTGGAGGCGCCCATGACGGCCGTGGACGGGGACGCAGTCTTCTGGCGCAAGCCAGCCGAGGGAGGCGACCCGGCGACGGGTGCGCGCTAG
- a CDS encoding 1-acyl-sn-glycerol-3-phosphate acyltransferase produces the protein MPPAGPPTSSRPSRGRAAVDRAIGLLCRLILAVFFRRIEVVGGERIGRGDTRSRKVPLVVVANHVNGLVDPMFLLGPLRLPARMLGKSTLWKIPVLAQICDLAGVIPVYRRQDEGVDTAKNLETFARCHEELARGGILAIFPEGVSHDEPQLQPLKTGAARILIEAERRFGPLGSRILPVGLLFEDRGTFRSRALVVVGPPIDPAGEVELAERDEATAVRLLTERVAEALERVTLNYRSWEESRLVERGARILEAEAQELPRERRLAAEFDARRSLLDGLDALRESHPREVAAAVEAARDYDRLLRVSGLGDAQVIASYPLDRLLAALARSAVNTVVMLPVALLGGLLNFVPFVAVELVSRRFDDEENQIATYKVFPGIVAYPLTWGLEAALAWRFWGLASGFATVVVAALSGYIAVRFVERQEALWRESRAFLLLRRRHRIAEELRARRAEAARRIETLVELWVEAQAFSPDSRRP, from the coding sequence GTGCCCCCTGCCGGGCCCCCCACTTCTTCGAGACCCTCCAGAGGCCGCGCGGCGGTCGATCGGGCGATCGGCCTGCTCTGTCGCCTGATCCTGGCGGTCTTCTTTCGACGCATCGAGGTCGTGGGGGGAGAGCGCATCGGGCGCGGCGACACGCGCTCGCGCAAAGTGCCCCTGGTCGTCGTCGCGAACCACGTCAACGGGCTGGTCGATCCGATGTTCCTCCTGGGGCCGCTCCGCTTGCCGGCCCGCATGCTCGGCAAGAGCACGCTGTGGAAGATCCCGGTCCTTGCGCAGATCTGCGATCTCGCCGGAGTCATTCCGGTCTACCGCCGCCAGGACGAGGGCGTCGACACCGCGAAGAACCTCGAGACCTTCGCGCGCTGCCACGAGGAGCTCGCCCGCGGCGGCATCCTCGCGATCTTCCCGGAGGGCGTGAGCCACGACGAGCCGCAACTGCAGCCGCTGAAGACCGGCGCGGCTCGGATCCTGATCGAGGCCGAACGCCGTTTTGGTCCCCTGGGCAGCCGTATCCTGCCGGTGGGCCTCCTGTTCGAGGATCGGGGGACCTTTCGCTCGCGCGCGCTCGTGGTCGTCGGCCCGCCGATCGACCCGGCCGGGGAGGTGGAGCTCGCGGAGCGCGACGAGGCGACCGCCGTGCGGCTGCTGACCGAACGGGTCGCCGAGGCACTCGAGCGCGTCACGCTCAACTATCGCTCCTGGGAGGAGTCGCGCCTGGTCGAACGCGGGGCGCGGATCCTGGAGGCCGAAGCGCAGGAGCTGCCGCGGGAGCGCCGGCTGGCGGCCGAGTTCGACGCCCGGCGGTCCCTCCTCGACGGACTCGACGCCCTGCGTGAGAGCCATCCTCGCGAGGTGGCGGCGGCCGTCGAGGCGGCGCGTGACTACGACCGCCTGCTGCGGGTCTCGGGCCTCGGCGATGCGCAGGTGATCGCCAGCTATCCGCTCGACCGGCTGCTCGCGGCGCTCGCGCGGAGCGCGGTGAATACCGTCGTCATGCTGCCGGTCGCCCTCCTCGGGGGGCTGCTGAACTTCGTCCCCTTCGTCGCGGTCGAGCTCGTCTCCCGCCGATTCGACGACGAGGAGAATCAGATCGCCACCTACAAGGTCTTTCCCGGGATCGTCGCTTACCCGCTCACCTGGGGACTCGAAGCGGCCCTCGCCTGGCGGTTCTGGGGGCTCGCGTCCGGCTTCGCCACGGTCGTCGTCGCGGCGCTCTCCGGATACATCGCGGTGCGCTTCGTCGAGCGCCAGGAGGCGCTCTGGCGGGAGAGCCGCGCCTTCCTGCTGCTGCGGCGGCGGCACAGGATCGCCGAGGAGCTGCGCGCCCGTCGCGCCGAGGCCGCGCGGCGGATCGAGACCCTGGTCGAGCTCTGG
- a CDS encoding MFS transporter: MSAETTASPPPVTRREIVSWAMFDFANSSYTTVVVTVAFSVYFTRLVASGPDADAWWGGGIFVANLIVLLLSPIVGAMADESGRKKVFLFVTYLFCVCGTAALWFVTPGSIQLALVLFVISNIAFSFGENLTAAFLPEISTPATVGRISGFGWGLGYFGGLVSLLLIKPMIDGGFTLENLPRLRMVWPLTALFFLVAALPTFLFLRERAPRRSEPLLYYARQGFGRLLTTVRSIGHFRELAKFLGVFFVYSSGLMSIIAFVGVYAERTVGFTSSELIFLFLVVQISSAGGAFAFGAIQDRLGARRTIQVSLLLWIGTCIATYLTSSKFAFWVIAVTAGLGIGSLQSASRALVGMFAPVGKAGEFFGLWGLFGKAAYAFGPPVFGLVSSASQSQRVAILCTGVFFVLGLLGMFLVDERRGVAAAAAWSEPA, encoded by the coding sequence TTGAGCGCGGAAACGACAGCGTCTCCGCCTCCGGTCACCCGCCGCGAGATCGTGTCGTGGGCGATGTTCGACTTCGCCAACTCGAGCTACACCACGGTCGTGGTGACGGTCGCCTTCAGCGTCTACTTCACCCGCCTGGTCGCGAGCGGGCCCGACGCCGACGCCTGGTGGGGCGGCGGGATCTTCGTCGCCAACCTGATCGTGCTGCTGCTGTCGCCGATCGTCGGGGCGATGGCCGACGAGTCGGGGCGCAAGAAGGTCTTCCTCTTCGTCACCTATCTGTTCTGCGTCTGCGGCACGGCGGCTCTCTGGTTCGTGACGCCGGGGTCGATCCAGCTCGCGCTGGTCCTGTTCGTGATCTCCAACATCGCCTTCTCGTTCGGGGAGAACCTGACCGCGGCGTTCCTGCCCGAAATCTCGACGCCCGCGACAGTGGGACGGATCTCGGGCTTCGGTTGGGGCCTGGGCTACTTCGGCGGTCTCGTCTCGCTGCTGCTCATCAAACCGATGATCGACGGCGGCTTCACGCTCGAGAACCTCCCCCGGCTGCGGATGGTGTGGCCGCTGACGGCGCTCTTCTTTCTGGTTGCGGCGCTCCCCACCTTCCTGTTTCTGCGCGAACGCGCGCCGCGCCGCAGTGAGCCGCTGCTCTACTACGCCCGCCAGGGCTTCGGGCGGCTGCTGACGACGGTGCGCTCGATCGGGCACTTCCGCGAGCTCGCGAAGTTCCTCGGGGTCTTCTTCGTCTACTCGTCCGGGCTGATGAGCATCATCGCCTTCGTCGGCGTCTACGCGGAGCGCACGGTCGGCTTCACTTCGAGCGAGCTCATCTTCCTCTTTCTCGTGGTGCAGATATCTTCGGCCGGTGGCGCCTTCGCGTTCGGCGCCATCCAGGACCGCCTGGGAGCGCGCCGCACGATCCAGGTGTCGCTCCTGCTGTGGATCGGCACCTGTATCGCGACCTACCTGACTTCGAGCAAATTCGCCTTCTGGGTGATCGCGGTCACCGCCGGCCTCGGCATCGGGTCGCTGCAGTCGGCCTCGCGCGCCCTCGTCGGCATGTTCGCGCCGGTCGGCAAGGCGGGCGAGTTCTTCGGTCTGTGGGGACTCTTCGGCAAGGCCGCTTACGCCTTCGGTCCGCCGGTGTTCGGACTCGTCTCGTCGGCAAGCCAGTCGCAGCGGGTGGCGATCCTCTGCACCGGGGTGTTCTTCGTCCTCGGCCTGCTCGGCATGTTCCTGGTCGACGAGCGCCGTGGTGTGGCTGCCGCGGCGGCCTGGAGCGAGCCCGCCTGA
- the polA gene encoding DNA polymerase I, which translates to MDSETPAPVAGPVPAAPDAARRPKLVLIDGFHNIFRAFFAIRNLSNSKGLPTNAVFGFVQILRKVLKDEAPDFIGVALDISDKTVRTEKFADYKANRAPMPDDLVPQIPYVRKAIEAFRIPRLELDNYEADDVMGTLAKKAVAEGYEVVLVSADKDLMQLVGPHVTLLHTGRNKRYDAAAVTEDFGVPPEQVADVLALMGDAVDNVPGVPGIGEKGARQLVAEYGSVEALLARASEVPRKAYREGLLAYREQAILSKELVTIHTDLPIEIHPESLQLDPPDAALLRELYTELEFFTLLAELDAASASGSLLPASGGGDVPAIPAVLSVEQWAEFAAAVGENVTIALADAGVPVAPVALAVASSSGDRRGWVDLRSPDLGAAVVVTLSEWFTDPAREIIGCDLKELLRLAPAAGEVCVARLFDLMLASYLCKASVHGHSLDEIALERTGSKLRSAKEAGFDKGVEPALGDERVGAWVAERLAAVERFAPLLRQELGTGALLDLYRRIESPLLPVLVGMEEAGIRLDVEFLRRMSAELGEEITGLEAEIYRLAGERFNIQSPQQLGTILFEKLKLPAGKKTKKTKSYSTGAETLEELAAAGHELPQYLLRYRELSKLKSTYVDALPQLLAADGRIHTRFQQAVAATGRLSSVNPNLQNIPIRTELGMKIRKAFCAAPGSLLVAADYSQIELRVLAHIAGERAMIEAFRSGEDIHRSTAATVLGISVDFVNAEQRRAAKTINFGLIYGMSAYGLAQALGIPTREAEQFIAVYFARYAGVEGYMQETLAAAERDGRVETLYGRVRYLPDIQSRNWNLKENARRMAINARIQGTAADLMKLAMIAVDRRLRAEHRQARLLLSVHDELVVEAPADEAPAVAELVRSEMAGVAELAVPLVVDSGIGPTWFDAKG; encoded by the coding sequence ATGGACTCCGAAACGCCTGCGCCGGTCGCCGGACCCGTACCTGCGGCTCCGGACGCGGCTCGCCGCCCCAAGCTCGTCCTGATCGACGGCTTCCACAACATCTTCCGTGCCTTCTTCGCCATCCGGAACCTCTCGAACTCGAAGGGGCTGCCGACCAACGCCGTCTTCGGTTTCGTGCAGATCCTGCGCAAGGTCCTCAAGGACGAAGCGCCGGACTTCATCGGCGTTGCGCTCGACATCTCCGACAAGACCGTGCGCACCGAGAAGTTCGCCGACTACAAGGCGAATCGCGCCCCGATGCCGGACGATCTGGTGCCGCAGATCCCCTACGTCCGCAAGGCGATCGAGGCGTTTCGCATTCCGCGCCTCGAGCTCGACAACTACGAGGCCGACGACGTCATGGGGACGCTGGCGAAGAAGGCTGTGGCCGAGGGCTATGAGGTCGTGCTGGTGTCGGCCGACAAGGACCTGATGCAGCTCGTCGGGCCGCACGTGACCCTGCTCCATACCGGCCGCAACAAGCGCTACGACGCGGCCGCCGTGACCGAGGATTTCGGCGTGCCGCCGGAGCAGGTCGCGGACGTCCTCGCCCTGATGGGGGACGCGGTGGACAACGTGCCGGGTGTGCCCGGAATCGGCGAGAAAGGGGCGCGCCAGCTCGTCGCCGAGTACGGTTCGGTCGAGGCGCTTCTGGCGCGCGCCTCCGAGGTGCCGCGCAAGGCCTATCGCGAAGGGCTGCTCGCCTATCGCGAGCAGGCGATCCTGTCGAAGGAGCTGGTCACCATCCACACCGACCTGCCGATCGAGATCCATCCCGAGTCGCTGCAGCTCGATCCGCCCGATGCGGCGCTGCTGCGCGAGCTCTACACCGAGCTCGAGTTCTTCACGCTGCTCGCCGAGCTCGACGCTGCTTCTGCGTCGGGCTCGCTGCTGCCCGCCTCCGGCGGTGGCGACGTTCCCGCGATCCCAGCCGTTCTTTCGGTAGAGCAATGGGCGGAGTTTGCGGCGGCGGTGGGGGAGAACGTAACGATCGCTCTGGCGGATGCAGGCGTTCCCGTGGCTCCGGTCGCCCTCGCGGTGGCCTCTTCCTCGGGCGACCGGCGCGGCTGGGTCGACCTGCGTTCGCCGGATCTCGGCGCCGCGGTCGTCGTGACTCTCTCGGAGTGGTTCACCGATCCGGCGCGGGAGATCATCGGCTGCGATCTCAAGGAGCTCCTCCGGCTGGCGCCCGCGGCAGGAGAGGTCTGCGTCGCTCGGCTATTCGATCTCATGCTCGCCTCGTACTTGTGCAAGGCATCGGTGCACGGCCACTCGCTCGACGAGATCGCGCTCGAACGCACCGGGTCGAAACTGCGATCGGCGAAGGAGGCCGGGTTCGACAAGGGTGTCGAGCCGGCCTTGGGGGACGAGCGGGTCGGAGCCTGGGTCGCCGAGCGCCTGGCGGCCGTCGAGCGTTTCGCGCCGCTGCTGCGGCAGGAGCTCGGAACGGGGGCCCTTCTCGACCTGTATCGCCGGATCGAGTCCCCGCTCCTGCCGGTGCTCGTCGGGATGGAGGAGGCCGGCATCCGCCTCGACGTCGAGTTTCTGCGCCGGATGTCGGCGGAGCTCGGCGAGGAGATCACGGGTCTCGAGGCGGAGATCTACCGCCTCGCCGGCGAGCGCTTCAACATCCAGTCGCCGCAGCAGCTCGGCACGATCCTGTTCGAGAAACTGAAGCTCCCGGCGGGCAAGAAGACGAAGAAGACCAAGAGCTACTCGACCGGCGCCGAGACCCTGGAAGAGCTCGCCGCGGCGGGTCACGAGCTGCCGCAATACCTGCTGCGCTACCGCGAGCTCTCCAAGCTCAAGTCGACCTACGTCGATGCCCTGCCGCAGCTCCTCGCGGCGGACGGACGGATTCACACCCGCTTCCAGCAGGCGGTCGCGGCGACCGGGCGCCTGTCGTCGGTCAATCCGAATCTGCAGAACATCCCCATCCGCACGGAGCTCGGGATGAAGATCCGCAAGGCCTTCTGCGCCGCGCCCGGGTCGCTCCTGGTCGCCGCGGACTACAGCCAGATCGAGCTTCGCGTGCTGGCCCACATCGCCGGCGAGAGGGCGATGATCGAGGCGTTTCGCAGCGGCGAGGACATCCACCGCTCGACTGCGGCGACCGTTCTCGGGATCTCGGTCGACTTTGTCAACGCGGAGCAGCGCCGCGCGGCGAAAACGATCAACTTCGGCCTCATCTACGGCATGAGCGCCTACGGTCTCGCCCAGGCGCTTGGCATCCCGACCAGGGAGGCAGAGCAGTTCATCGCGGTCTATTTCGCCCGCTACGCCGGCGTTGAAGGCTACATGCAGGAGACCCTGGCGGCCGCCGAGCGCGACGGGCGCGTCGAGACGCTCTACGGCCGGGTGCGCTACCTGCCCGACATCCAGAGCCGGAACTGGAATCTGAAGGAGAATGCCCGCCGGATGGCGATCAACGCCCGCATCCAGGGGACGGCCGCCGACCTGATGAAGCTCGCCATGATCGCCGTCGATCGCCGCCTGCGCGCCGAGCACCGCCAAGCGCGCCTCCTGCTCTCGGTGCACGACGAGCTGGTGGTCGAGGCGCCGGCCGACGAGGCTCCCGCCGTCGCGGAGCTCGTCCGGAGCGAGATGGCCGGGGTGGCGGAGCTCGCGGTGCCGCTGGTCGTCGACAGCGGCATCGGCCCGACCTGGTTCGACGCCAAGGGCTGA